A window of Strix aluco isolate bStrAlu1 chromosome 2, bStrAlu1.hap1, whole genome shotgun sequence contains these coding sequences:
- the IL1RL1 gene encoding interleukin-1 receptor-like 1 isoform X4, with the protein MKCDGVCTFNLPIYLPLGFHDIRNISSNSTKLFNMSVQVHPYKQGVCFPSQIRYPNDTGRGKIVCPTIDNYKNATIIQWYKDCKPLQGQRYFKGEKYVFINNPRQDDDGYYTCQFIYTHKGNVFNVSATRIFVSKVKHSPLPPQILFPKDKDVIEVELGAAFSLKCQARLGIKKQLMAVVTWDVDNIPVKYLDFSRFHEETHFFEGREQEYYRETTLHITEIKKEDLQANFTCVAVNEMYNTKATVTLQLKAQCKVGLPNVLLIVGSLVLLVAIAVSVILYQSFRVDIVLLYREIFQPDSVKDDGKIYDAYVIYPKSHTNEANFVEYFVYQIMPDILENKCGYKLCIYGRDIYPGEDTASAIEKRMQKSRRLIILLTCQLINCNEHAYDQHIALYNALIQNDTKVILLEMETIGTYEKLQESLRFIIKRQGTVKWKEQHTVHPQSSNSKFWKQVRYHMPRTLRSSYSANAR; encoded by the exons ATG aAATGTGATGGAGTATGTACATTTAATCTTCCTATCTACCTTCCTCTCGGTTTCCATGACATCCGAAACAT ttcaAGTAATAGCACAAAGTTGTTCAACATGAGTGTGCAGGTGCATCCATACAAGCAAGGAGTATGTTTCCCAAGTCAGATTCGTTACCCAAATGACACCGGAAGAGGAAAAATTGTTTGTCCTACAATTGACAATTATAAGAATGCTACTATCATCCAGTGGTATAAG GACTGCAAACCTCTTCAGGGACAGAGATACTTCAAgggagaaaaatatgtttttattaacAACCCAAGACAGGATGATGATGGTTATTATACTTGTCAATTTATCTACACTCATAAAGGAAATGTGTTTAATGTATCAGCTACGAGGATTTTCGTAAGTAAGG TAAAACACTCACCTCTGCCACctcaaattttatttccaaaggaTAAAGATGTAATAGAAGTGGAGCTTG gtgctgctttttctctgaaatgtcagGCTCGCCTGGGGATTAAGAAACAGCTGATGGCTGTTGTCACATGGGATGTGGATAACATCCCAGTGAAATACTTAGATTTTTCAAGATTTCATGAAGAAACTCATTT TTTTGAAGGACGTGAGCAAGAGTATTACAGAGAGACCACTTTGcatattactgaaataaaaaaggaggatCTGCAGGCAAATTTCACATGTGTAGCAGTGAATGAAATGTACAACACAAAAGCCACAGTGACCTTACAACTCAAAGCACAATGTAAGG TGGGTCTTCCTAACGTCCTCTTGATCGTAGGATCTCTAGTTCTGCTAGTTGCAATAGCAGTCTCTGTTATACTTTATCAGTCCTTCCGAGTTGATATCGTCCTATTGTATCGGGAGATATTTCAGCCCGACTCAGTCAAGGACG ATGGGAAGATATATGATGCATATGTTATCTACCCAAAAAGCCACACCAATGAAGCTAATTTTGTGGAATATTTTGTTTACCAAATCATGCCAGATATTCTAGAAAATAAATGTGGATACAAACTGTGTATTTATGGGAGAGATATATATCCTGGAGAAG ATACAGCCAGTGCAATTGAGAAGAGGATGCAAAAGAGCAGACGGCTGATCATCCTTCTAACATGCCAGCTGATTAATTGTAATGAACATGCTTATGATCAACACATTGCTTTATACAATGCTCTCATTCAAAATGATACAAAGGTGATCCTGCTGGAAATGGAGACAATTGGGACTTACGAGAAGCTTCAGGAATCTCTTAGGTTTATTATTAAGAGGCAAGGTACCGTCAAATGGAAAGAGCAGCACACTGTGCACCCACAGTCATCCAATTCTAAGTTCTGGAAACAGGTGAGGTACCACATGCCACGGACACTCAGGTCCTCATACTCAGCTAATGCCAGGTGA
- the IL1RL1 gene encoding interleukin-1 receptor-like 1 isoform X2, with translation MEYVHLIFLSTFLSVSMTSETFDAMEGEALVIKCPRWSSAVNVAWYHTDTNKIIPAEEEGSRIFSLKRFLWFLPTSREDSGNYTCVTRFSSNSTKLFNMSVQVHPYKQGVCFPSQIRYPNDTGRGKIVCPTIDNYKNATIIQWYKDCKPLQGQRYFKGEKYVFINNPRQDDDGYYTCQFIYTHKGNVFNVSATRIFVSKVKHSPLPPQILFPKDKDVIEVELGAAFSLKCQARLGIKKQLMAVVTWDVDNIPVKYLDFSRFHEETHFFEGREQEYYRETTLHITEIKKEDLQANFTCVAVNEMYNTKATVTLQLKAQLGLPNVLLIVGSLVLLVAIAVSVILYQSFRVDIVLLYREIFQPDSVKDDGKIYDAYVIYPKSHTNEANFVEYFVYQIMPDILENKCGYKLCIYGRDIYPGEDTASAIEKRMQKSRRLIILLTCQLINCNEHAYDQHIALYNALIQNDTKVILLEMETIGTYEKLQESLRFIIKRQGTVKWKEQHTVHPQSSNSKFWKQVRYHMPRTLRSSYSANAR, from the exons ATGGAGTATGTACATTTAATCTTCCTATCTACCTTCCTCTCGGTTTCCATGACATCCGAAACAT TTGATGCAATGGAAGGTGAGGCTTTAGTTATAAAATGTCCCCGGTGGAGTTCAGCTGTGAATGTTGCCTGGTATCACACAGATACTAACAAAATAATTCCTGCAGAAGAAGAGGGATCACGAATATTTTCCTTAAAACGATTTCTTTGGTTTCTGCCAACTTCTAGAGAGGATTCTGGAAACTACACTTGTGTTACACGTTT ttcaAGTAATAGCACAAAGTTGTTCAACATGAGTGTGCAGGTGCATCCATACAAGCAAGGAGTATGTTTCCCAAGTCAGATTCGTTACCCAAATGACACCGGAAGAGGAAAAATTGTTTGTCCTACAATTGACAATTATAAGAATGCTACTATCATCCAGTGGTATAAG GACTGCAAACCTCTTCAGGGACAGAGATACTTCAAgggagaaaaatatgtttttattaacAACCCAAGACAGGATGATGATGGTTATTATACTTGTCAATTTATCTACACTCATAAAGGAAATGTGTTTAATGTATCAGCTACGAGGATTTTCGTAAGTAAGG TAAAACACTCACCTCTGCCACctcaaattttatttccaaaggaTAAAGATGTAATAGAAGTGGAGCTTG gtgctgctttttctctgaaatgtcagGCTCGCCTGGGGATTAAGAAACAGCTGATGGCTGTTGTCACATGGGATGTGGATAACATCCCAGTGAAATACTTAGATTTTTCAAGATTTCATGAAGAAACTCATTT TTTTGAAGGACGTGAGCAAGAGTATTACAGAGAGACCACTTTGcatattactgaaataaaaaaggaggatCTGCAGGCAAATTTCACATGTGTAGCAGTGAATGAAATGTACAACACAAAAGCCACAGTGACCTTACAACTCAAAGCACAAT TGGGTCTTCCTAACGTCCTCTTGATCGTAGGATCTCTAGTTCTGCTAGTTGCAATAGCAGTCTCTGTTATACTTTATCAGTCCTTCCGAGTTGATATCGTCCTATTGTATCGGGAGATATTTCAGCCCGACTCAGTCAAGGACG ATGGGAAGATATATGATGCATATGTTATCTACCCAAAAAGCCACACCAATGAAGCTAATTTTGTGGAATATTTTGTTTACCAAATCATGCCAGATATTCTAGAAAATAAATGTGGATACAAACTGTGTATTTATGGGAGAGATATATATCCTGGAGAAG ATACAGCCAGTGCAATTGAGAAGAGGATGCAAAAGAGCAGACGGCTGATCATCCTTCTAACATGCCAGCTGATTAATTGTAATGAACATGCTTATGATCAACACATTGCTTTATACAATGCTCTCATTCAAAATGATACAAAGGTGATCCTGCTGGAAATGGAGACAATTGGGACTTACGAGAAGCTTCAGGAATCTCTTAGGTTTATTATTAAGAGGCAAGGTACCGTCAAATGGAAAGAGCAGCACACTGTGCACCCACAGTCATCCAATTCTAAGTTCTGGAAACAGGTGAGGTACCACATGCCACGGACACTCAGGTCCTCATACTCAGCTAATGCCAGGTGA
- the IL1RL1 gene encoding interleukin-1 receptor-like 1 isoform X3 translates to MEYVHLIFLSTFLSVSMTSETFDAMEGEALVIKCPRWSSAVNVAWYHTDTNKIIPAEEEGSRIFSLKRFLWFLPTSREDSGNYTCVTRFSSNSTKLFNMSVQVHPYKQGVCFPSQIRYPNDTGRGKIVCPTIDNYKNATIIQWYKDCKPLQGQRYFKGEKYVFINNPRQDDDGYYTCQFIYTHKGNVFNVSATRIFVSKVKHSPLPPQILFPKDKDVIEVELGAAFSLKCQARLGIKKQLMAVVTWDVDNIPVKYLDFSRFHEETHFFEGREQEYYRETTLHITEIKKEDLQANFTCVAVNEMYNTKATVTLQLKAQYGKIYDAYVIYPKSHTNEANFVEYFVYQIMPDILENKCGYKLCIYGRDIYPGEDTASAIEKRMQKSRRLIILLTCQLINCNEHAYDQHIALYNALIQNDTKVILLEMETIGTYEKLQESLRFIIKRQGTVKWKEQHTVHPQSSNSKFWKQVRYHMPRTLRSSYSANAR, encoded by the exons ATGGAGTATGTACATTTAATCTTCCTATCTACCTTCCTCTCGGTTTCCATGACATCCGAAACAT TTGATGCAATGGAAGGTGAGGCTTTAGTTATAAAATGTCCCCGGTGGAGTTCAGCTGTGAATGTTGCCTGGTATCACACAGATACTAACAAAATAATTCCTGCAGAAGAAGAGGGATCACGAATATTTTCCTTAAAACGATTTCTTTGGTTTCTGCCAACTTCTAGAGAGGATTCTGGAAACTACACTTGTGTTACACGTTT ttcaAGTAATAGCACAAAGTTGTTCAACATGAGTGTGCAGGTGCATCCATACAAGCAAGGAGTATGTTTCCCAAGTCAGATTCGTTACCCAAATGACACCGGAAGAGGAAAAATTGTTTGTCCTACAATTGACAATTATAAGAATGCTACTATCATCCAGTGGTATAAG GACTGCAAACCTCTTCAGGGACAGAGATACTTCAAgggagaaaaatatgtttttattaacAACCCAAGACAGGATGATGATGGTTATTATACTTGTCAATTTATCTACACTCATAAAGGAAATGTGTTTAATGTATCAGCTACGAGGATTTTCGTAAGTAAGG TAAAACACTCACCTCTGCCACctcaaattttatttccaaaggaTAAAGATGTAATAGAAGTGGAGCTTG gtgctgctttttctctgaaatgtcagGCTCGCCTGGGGATTAAGAAACAGCTGATGGCTGTTGTCACATGGGATGTGGATAACATCCCAGTGAAATACTTAGATTTTTCAAGATTTCATGAAGAAACTCATTT TTTTGAAGGACGTGAGCAAGAGTATTACAGAGAGACCACTTTGcatattactgaaataaaaaaggaggatCTGCAGGCAAATTTCACATGTGTAGCAGTGAATGAAATGTACAACACAAAAGCCACAGTGACCTTACAACTCAAAGCACAAT ATGGGAAGATATATGATGCATATGTTATCTACCCAAAAAGCCACACCAATGAAGCTAATTTTGTGGAATATTTTGTTTACCAAATCATGCCAGATATTCTAGAAAATAAATGTGGATACAAACTGTGTATTTATGGGAGAGATATATATCCTGGAGAAG ATACAGCCAGTGCAATTGAGAAGAGGATGCAAAAGAGCAGACGGCTGATCATCCTTCTAACATGCCAGCTGATTAATTGTAATGAACATGCTTATGATCAACACATTGCTTTATACAATGCTCTCATTCAAAATGATACAAAGGTGATCCTGCTGGAAATGGAGACAATTGGGACTTACGAGAAGCTTCAGGAATCTCTTAGGTTTATTATTAAGAGGCAAGGTACCGTCAAATGGAAAGAGCAGCACACTGTGCACCCACAGTCATCCAATTCTAAGTTCTGGAAACAGGTGAGGTACCACATGCCACGGACACTCAGGTCCTCATACTCAGCTAATGCCAGGTGA
- the IL1RL1 gene encoding interleukin-1 receptor-like 1 isoform X6: MEYVHLIFLSTFLSVSMTSETFDAMEGEALVIKCPRWSSAVNVAWYHTDTNKIIPAEEEGSRIFSLKRFLWFLPTSREDSGNYTCVTRFSSNSTKLFNMSVQVHPYKQGVCFPSQIRYPNDTGRGKIVCPTIDNYKNATIIQWYKDCKPLQGQRYFKGEKYVFINNPRQDDDGYYTCQFIYTHKGNVFNVSATRIFVSKVKHSPLPPQILFPKDKDVIEVELGAAFSLKCQARLGIKKQLMAVVTWDVDNIPVKYLDFSRFHEETHFFEGREQEYYRETTLHITEIKKEDLQANFTCVAVNEMYNTKATVTLQLKAQCLQ; the protein is encoded by the exons ATGGAGTATGTACATTTAATCTTCCTATCTACCTTCCTCTCGGTTTCCATGACATCCGAAACAT TTGATGCAATGGAAGGTGAGGCTTTAGTTATAAAATGTCCCCGGTGGAGTTCAGCTGTGAATGTTGCCTGGTATCACACAGATACTAACAAAATAATTCCTGCAGAAGAAGAGGGATCACGAATATTTTCCTTAAAACGATTTCTTTGGTTTCTGCCAACTTCTAGAGAGGATTCTGGAAACTACACTTGTGTTACACGTTT ttcaAGTAATAGCACAAAGTTGTTCAACATGAGTGTGCAGGTGCATCCATACAAGCAAGGAGTATGTTTCCCAAGTCAGATTCGTTACCCAAATGACACCGGAAGAGGAAAAATTGTTTGTCCTACAATTGACAATTATAAGAATGCTACTATCATCCAGTGGTATAAG GACTGCAAACCTCTTCAGGGACAGAGATACTTCAAgggagaaaaatatgtttttattaacAACCCAAGACAGGATGATGATGGTTATTATACTTGTCAATTTATCTACACTCATAAAGGAAATGTGTTTAATGTATCAGCTACGAGGATTTTCGTAAGTAAGG TAAAACACTCACCTCTGCCACctcaaattttatttccaaaggaTAAAGATGTAATAGAAGTGGAGCTTG gtgctgctttttctctgaaatgtcagGCTCGCCTGGGGATTAAGAAACAGCTGATGGCTGTTGTCACATGGGATGTGGATAACATCCCAGTGAAATACTTAGATTTTTCAAGATTTCATGAAGAAACTCATTT TTTTGAAGGACGTGAGCAAGAGTATTACAGAGAGACCACTTTGcatattactgaaataaaaaaggaggatCTGCAGGCAAATTTCACATGTGTAGCAGTGAATGAAATGTACAACACAAAAGCCACAGTGACCTTACAACTCAAAGCACAAT GTCTTCAGTAA
- the IL1RL1 gene encoding interleukin-1 receptor-like 1 isoform X5, protein MEYVHLIFLSTFLSVSMTSETFDAMEGEALVIKCPRWSSAVNVAWYHTDTNKIIPAEEEGSRIFSLKRFLWFLPTSREDSGNYTCVTRFSSNSTKLFNMSVQVHPYKQGVCFPSQIRYPNDTGRGKIVCPTIDNYKNATIIQWYKDCKPLQGQRYFKGEKYVFINNPRQDDDGYYTCQFIYTHKGNVFNVSATRIFVSKVKHSPLPPQILFPKDKDVIEVELGAAFSLKCQARLGIKKQLMAVVTWDVDNIPVKYLDFSRFHEETHFFEGREQEYYRETTLHITEIKKEDLQANFTCVAVNEMYNTKATVTLQLKAQCKGLQ, encoded by the exons ATGGAGTATGTACATTTAATCTTCCTATCTACCTTCCTCTCGGTTTCCATGACATCCGAAACAT TTGATGCAATGGAAGGTGAGGCTTTAGTTATAAAATGTCCCCGGTGGAGTTCAGCTGTGAATGTTGCCTGGTATCACACAGATACTAACAAAATAATTCCTGCAGAAGAAGAGGGATCACGAATATTTTCCTTAAAACGATTTCTTTGGTTTCTGCCAACTTCTAGAGAGGATTCTGGAAACTACACTTGTGTTACACGTTT ttcaAGTAATAGCACAAAGTTGTTCAACATGAGTGTGCAGGTGCATCCATACAAGCAAGGAGTATGTTTCCCAAGTCAGATTCGTTACCCAAATGACACCGGAAGAGGAAAAATTGTTTGTCCTACAATTGACAATTATAAGAATGCTACTATCATCCAGTGGTATAAG GACTGCAAACCTCTTCAGGGACAGAGATACTTCAAgggagaaaaatatgtttttattaacAACCCAAGACAGGATGATGATGGTTATTATACTTGTCAATTTATCTACACTCATAAAGGAAATGTGTTTAATGTATCAGCTACGAGGATTTTCGTAAGTAAGG TAAAACACTCACCTCTGCCACctcaaattttatttccaaaggaTAAAGATGTAATAGAAGTGGAGCTTG gtgctgctttttctctgaaatgtcagGCTCGCCTGGGGATTAAGAAACAGCTGATGGCTGTTGTCACATGGGATGTGGATAACATCCCAGTGAAATACTTAGATTTTTCAAGATTTCATGAAGAAACTCATTT TTTTGAAGGACGTGAGCAAGAGTATTACAGAGAGACCACTTTGcatattactgaaataaaaaaggaggatCTGCAGGCAAATTTCACATGTGTAGCAGTGAATGAAATGTACAACACAAAAGCCACAGTGACCTTACAACTCAAAGCACAATGTAAGG GTCTTCAGTAA
- the IL1RL1 gene encoding interleukin-1 receptor-like 1 isoform X1 gives MEYVHLIFLSTFLSVSMTSETFDAMEGEALVIKCPRWSSAVNVAWYHTDTNKIIPAEEEGSRIFSLKRFLWFLPTSREDSGNYTCVTRFSSNSTKLFNMSVQVHPYKQGVCFPSQIRYPNDTGRGKIVCPTIDNYKNATIIQWYKDCKPLQGQRYFKGEKYVFINNPRQDDDGYYTCQFIYTHKGNVFNVSATRIFVSKVKHSPLPPQILFPKDKDVIEVELGAAFSLKCQARLGIKKQLMAVVTWDVDNIPVKYLDFSRFHEETHFFEGREQEYYRETTLHITEIKKEDLQANFTCVAVNEMYNTKATVTLQLKAQCKVGLPNVLLIVGSLVLLVAIAVSVILYQSFRVDIVLLYREIFQPDSVKDDGKIYDAYVIYPKSHTNEANFVEYFVYQIMPDILENKCGYKLCIYGRDIYPGEDTASAIEKRMQKSRRLIILLTCQLINCNEHAYDQHIALYNALIQNDTKVILLEMETIGTYEKLQESLRFIIKRQGTVKWKEQHTVHPQSSNSKFWKQVRYHMPRTLRSSYSANAR, from the exons ATGGAGTATGTACATTTAATCTTCCTATCTACCTTCCTCTCGGTTTCCATGACATCCGAAACAT TTGATGCAATGGAAGGTGAGGCTTTAGTTATAAAATGTCCCCGGTGGAGTTCAGCTGTGAATGTTGCCTGGTATCACACAGATACTAACAAAATAATTCCTGCAGAAGAAGAGGGATCACGAATATTTTCCTTAAAACGATTTCTTTGGTTTCTGCCAACTTCTAGAGAGGATTCTGGAAACTACACTTGTGTTACACGTTT ttcaAGTAATAGCACAAAGTTGTTCAACATGAGTGTGCAGGTGCATCCATACAAGCAAGGAGTATGTTTCCCAAGTCAGATTCGTTACCCAAATGACACCGGAAGAGGAAAAATTGTTTGTCCTACAATTGACAATTATAAGAATGCTACTATCATCCAGTGGTATAAG GACTGCAAACCTCTTCAGGGACAGAGATACTTCAAgggagaaaaatatgtttttattaacAACCCAAGACAGGATGATGATGGTTATTATACTTGTCAATTTATCTACACTCATAAAGGAAATGTGTTTAATGTATCAGCTACGAGGATTTTCGTAAGTAAGG TAAAACACTCACCTCTGCCACctcaaattttatttccaaaggaTAAAGATGTAATAGAAGTGGAGCTTG gtgctgctttttctctgaaatgtcagGCTCGCCTGGGGATTAAGAAACAGCTGATGGCTGTTGTCACATGGGATGTGGATAACATCCCAGTGAAATACTTAGATTTTTCAAGATTTCATGAAGAAACTCATTT TTTTGAAGGACGTGAGCAAGAGTATTACAGAGAGACCACTTTGcatattactgaaataaaaaaggaggatCTGCAGGCAAATTTCACATGTGTAGCAGTGAATGAAATGTACAACACAAAAGCCACAGTGACCTTACAACTCAAAGCACAATGTAAGG TGGGTCTTCCTAACGTCCTCTTGATCGTAGGATCTCTAGTTCTGCTAGTTGCAATAGCAGTCTCTGTTATACTTTATCAGTCCTTCCGAGTTGATATCGTCCTATTGTATCGGGAGATATTTCAGCCCGACTCAGTCAAGGACG ATGGGAAGATATATGATGCATATGTTATCTACCCAAAAAGCCACACCAATGAAGCTAATTTTGTGGAATATTTTGTTTACCAAATCATGCCAGATATTCTAGAAAATAAATGTGGATACAAACTGTGTATTTATGGGAGAGATATATATCCTGGAGAAG ATACAGCCAGTGCAATTGAGAAGAGGATGCAAAAGAGCAGACGGCTGATCATCCTTCTAACATGCCAGCTGATTAATTGTAATGAACATGCTTATGATCAACACATTGCTTTATACAATGCTCTCATTCAAAATGATACAAAGGTGATCCTGCTGGAAATGGAGACAATTGGGACTTACGAGAAGCTTCAGGAATCTCTTAGGTTTATTATTAAGAGGCAAGGTACCGTCAAATGGAAAGAGCAGCACACTGTGCACCCACAGTCATCCAATTCTAAGTTCTGGAAACAGGTGAGGTACCACATGCCACGGACACTCAGGTCCTCATACTCAGCTAATGCCAGGTGA